A stretch of the Synechocystis sp. PCC 7338 genome encodes the following:
- a CDS encoding aldehyde oxygenase (deformylating): protein MPELAVRTEFDYSSAIYKDAYSRINAIVIEGEQEAYSNYLQMAELLPEDKEELVRLAKMENRHKKGFQACGNNLKVSPDMPYAQEFFAGLHGNFQKAFGEGKVVTCLLIQALIIEAFAIAAYNIYIPVADDFARKITEGVVKDEYTHLNYGEEWLKANFATAKEELEQANKENLPLVWKMLNQVQGDAKVLGMEKEALVEDFMISYGEALSNIGFSTREIMRMSSYGLAGV from the coding sequence ATGCCCGAGCTTGCTGTCCGCACCGAATTTGACTATTCCAGCGCAATCTACAAAGACGCCTACAGCCGCATCAACGCCATTGTCATTGAAGGCGAACAGGAAGCCTACAGCAACTATCTCCAGATGGCGGAACTCTTACCGGAGGACAAGGAAGAGTTAGTCCGCTTAGCCAAAATGGAAAACCGCCACAAGAAAGGTTTCCAAGCCTGTGGCAACAACCTCAAAGTTAGCCCTGATATGCCCTATGCCCAGGAATTTTTTGCTGGTCTGCACGGCAATTTCCAAAAAGCTTTTGGGGAAGGGAAAGTTGTTACCTGTTTATTGATTCAAGCTTTAATTATCGAAGCTTTTGCGATCGCCGCCTACAACATTTACATTCCTGTGGCGGACGACTTTGCCCGGAAAATCACCGAAGGCGTGGTCAAGGACGAATACACCCACCTCAACTATGGCGAAGAGTGGTTAAAAGCCAACTTTGCCACCGCTAAAGAGGAACTGGAACAGGCCAACAAGGAAAACCTACCCCTAGTGTGGAAAATGCTCAACCAAGTGCAGGGGGATGCGAAGGTGTTGGGCATGGAGAAGGAAGCCCTGGTAGAAGATTTTATGATCAGCTACGGTGAAGCCCTCAGTAACATTGGCTTTAGCACCAGGGAAATTATGCGCATGTCCTCCTACGGTTTAGCCGGAGTCTAG
- a CDS encoding long-chain acyl-[acyl-carrier-protein] reductase, translating to MFGLIGHLTSLEHAQAVAEDLGYPEYANQGLDFWCSAPPQVVDNFQVKSVTGQVIEGKYVESCFLPEMLTQRRIKAAIRKILNAMALAQKVGLDITALGGFSSIVFEEFNLKQNNQVRNVELDFQRFTTGNTHTAYVICRQVEAGAKQLGIDLSQSTVAVCGATGDIGSAVCRWLDSKHQVKELLLIARNRQRLENLQEELGRGKIMDLETALPQADVIVWVASMPKGVEIAGEMLKKPCLIVDGGYPKNLDTRVKADGVHILKGGIVEHSLDITWEIMKIVDMDIPSRQMFACFAEAILLEFEGWRTNFSWGRNQISVNKMEAIGEASVKHGFCPLVAL from the coding sequence ATGTTTGGTCTTATTGGTCATCTCACGAGTTTAGAACACGCCCAAGCGGTTGCCGAAGATTTAGGCTATCCTGAGTACGCCAACCAAGGCTTAGATTTTTGGTGTTCTGCTCCCCCCCAAGTAGTTGATAACTTTCAGGTGAAAAGTGTAACGGGGCAGGTAATTGAAGGCAAATATGTAGAGTCCTGCTTTTTGCCAGAAATGTTGACCCAACGGCGCATTAAGGCGGCCATTCGGAAAATTCTCAATGCCATGGCCCTGGCCCAGAAAGTTGGTTTGGATATTACGGCCCTGGGAGGTTTTTCTTCGATTGTATTTGAAGAATTTAACCTCAAGCAAAATAATCAAGTCCGCAATGTGGAACTGGACTTTCAGCGGTTCACCACTGGGAATACCCACACCGCCTATGTAATTTGCCGTCAGGTGGAAGCTGGGGCAAAGCAACTGGGTATTGATCTAAGTCAGTCCACAGTGGCGGTTTGTGGTGCAACGGGGGACATTGGTAGCGCGGTATGCCGTTGGTTGGATAGCAAACACCAAGTTAAGGAATTATTGTTAATTGCCCGTAACCGCCAGAGACTGGAAAACCTCCAAGAGGAATTGGGTCGGGGCAAAATTATGGATTTGGAAACGGCCCTGCCTCAGGCAGACGTTATTGTTTGGGTGGCGAGTATGCCCAAGGGAGTGGAAATTGCCGGAGAAATGTTGAAAAAGCCCTGTTTGATTGTAGATGGGGGCTATCCCAAAAATTTAGATACGCGGGTGAAGGCGGATGGGGTGCATATTCTCAAGGGGGGCATTGTGGAGCATTCCTTGGATATCACCTGGGAGATTATGAAAATTGTGGATATGGATATTCCTTCCCGGCAAATGTTCGCCTGTTTTGCGGAGGCAATTTTGTTGGAGTTTGAGGGCTGGCGCACTAATTTTTCTTGGGGCCGCAACCAAATTTCCGTTAATAAAATGGAGGCGATCGGGGAAGCTTCCGTCAAGCATGGCTTTTGCCCTTTGGTCGCTCTTTAA
- a CDS encoding glucose-1-phosphate thymidylyltransferase, which translates to MKALILSGGKGTRLRPLTYTGAKQLVPVANKPILWYGIEAIAKAGITDIGIIISPETGEEIKMVTGNGENFGAQITYILQSEPLGLAHAVKTAADFLQTSPFVMYLGDNLIQDDLEQFLDHFQAKSLDSLILLRQVPNPTAFGVATVDDQGKVLALVEKPEHPPSNLALVGLYFFAPTIHQAIANIEPSARGELEITDAIQYLISHGYGVESLELEGWWLDTGKKDDLLAANQIILDSLVEKDIQSTVDEQSKISGRVTIGPHSQIINSVIRGPVAIGSNCHLENCFIGPYSSIADGVKIRDADLEHSVVLQGASIVAIEQRIVDSVIGKNAKIFPAPRRPQALRFLIGNDSQVELIGSSSYPQD; encoded by the coding sequence ATGAAAGCCCTCATTCTCTCCGGCGGCAAAGGAACCCGGTTGCGCCCCCTCACCTACACCGGAGCCAAGCAGTTGGTGCCCGTGGCTAACAAACCAATCCTCTGGTATGGCATTGAGGCGATCGCCAAGGCTGGCATTACCGACATCGGCATTATTATTAGCCCAGAAACGGGGGAGGAAATTAAAATGGTCACCGGCAACGGGGAAAATTTTGGCGCCCAGATTACTTACATTTTGCAATCAGAACCCTTGGGGCTGGCCCATGCGGTGAAAACGGCGGCGGATTTTCTCCAAACATCTCCTTTTGTGATGTATTTAGGAGATAACCTAATTCAAGATGATTTAGAGCAATTCCTCGACCATTTCCAAGCAAAATCTCTCGATTCCTTGATTTTACTGCGACAAGTTCCCAATCCCACTGCCTTTGGGGTGGCCACCGTTGATGACCAAGGCAAAGTGCTAGCCCTGGTGGAAAAACCGGAGCATCCCCCTTCCAACCTGGCCCTAGTGGGACTTTACTTTTTTGCCCCCACCATCCACCAGGCGATCGCCAATATTGAGCCCTCTGCCCGGGGAGAACTAGAAATCACCGATGCGATCCAATATCTGATCAGCCATGGTTATGGGGTGGAATCTCTGGAGTTAGAGGGATGGTGGCTAGACACCGGCAAAAAGGACGATCTGCTGGCCGCCAATCAAATTATCCTCGATAGCCTAGTGGAGAAAGATATCCAGAGCACTGTGGATGAGCAAAGTAAAATCTCCGGTCGGGTAACCATTGGCCCCCACAGCCAAATTATCAACAGCGTCATCCGTGGCCCCGTGGCGATCGGCTCAAACTGTCATTTGGAAAACTGCTTTATCGGTCCCTACAGCAGTATTGCCGACGGAGTTAAAATCAGGGATGCAGATCTCGAACACAGTGTCGTGCTCCAGGGAGCCAGCATTGTGGCCATCGAACAAAGAATTGTCGACAGTGTCATCGGCAAAAACGCCAAAATTTTCCCCGCTCCCCGCCGTCCCCAGGCTTTACGTTTCCTGATTGGGAATGATTCTCAAGTGGAACTGATTGGATCATCTTCCTACCCCCAAGACTAA
- the cobU gene encoding bifunctional adenosylcobinamide kinase/adenosylcobinamide-phosphate guanylyltransferase, translated as MALPILVTGPSRSGKSEWAEHLAGQNHPSVIYIATGKENAADLDWQNRIQQHRDRRPLQWQTVCVDQHLTDTLATLPPGSCALVDSLGGWVANTLELSPDQWRTKQRDFITFVADLQNVPITIIFVAEETGWGVIPAYALGRIFRDRLGALTRQLGGLCGQVYLVTGGYAVDLRQWGKPLPPSRD; from the coding sequence ATGGCCCTTCCTATCCTCGTCACCGGCCCCAGCCGTTCAGGTAAAAGTGAATGGGCCGAACATCTTGCCGGCCAAAACCATCCATCAGTTATCTACATTGCCACTGGGAAGGAAAATGCCGCCGACCTAGACTGGCAAAACCGTATTCAACAACATCGCGATCGCCGTCCGCTCCAATGGCAAACGGTCTGTGTTGATCAGCATTTGACCGATACTTTAGCAACCCTACCGCCGGGAAGTTGTGCCCTAGTGGACTCCTTGGGGGGCTGGGTAGCCAATACCCTGGAGTTGTCCCCGGACCAATGGCGGACCAAGCAGAGAGACTTCATTACTTTTGTGGCAGATTTGCAAAATGTCCCCATCACCATTATTTTCGTTGCCGAAGAAACGGGGTGGGGGGTGATTCCGGCCTACGCCCTGGGACGTATTTTTCGAGACCGTTTGGGGGCTTTAACTCGCCAATTGGGAGGATTGTGTGGTCAAGTTTATCTAGTGACTGGTGGTTATGCGGTAGATCTACGCCAATGGGGAAAACCCTTGCCTCCATCGAGGGACTGA